A single genomic interval of Bradyrhizobium sp. sBnM-33 harbors:
- a CDS encoding acyl-CoA synthetase, with protein MSASQLFLGITSGQRRRDHGEVAERTERIASGLQKLGVKQGDSVAMLMRNDIAFIEAAYAAMRLGAYGVPVNWHFKPEEINYVLKDSGTSVLIAHADMLHQLREAIPQGVTALSVPTPPEIIANYKINPDHLTTPDFAIDFESWLKQHPRYDGPAVPQPQNMIYTSGTTGHPKGVRRFAPTPEQSANAERMRALIYGLKPGARALLPGPLYHSAPNSFGLRAGRLGGALVIMPRFDAEEFLRVVATEKIDTIFMVPTMFIRLMKLPEEVRRKYDMSSLRHVIHAAAPCPADVKRAMIEWWGPIIYEFYGSTESGAVTFATSEDALKKPGTVGKIAPGAELRFIGDDGRELPQGEIGEIYSRIAGNPDFTYHNRPEKRSEIDRDGFITSGDVGYIDADGYVFICDRKRDMVISGGVNIYPAEIEAALHAIPGVHDCAVFGIPNAEFGEALMAVVEPQPGVTLDPESIRSQLKVALADYKVPKHIEIQSNLPREDSGKIFKRRLRDPYWERAGRRI; from the coding sequence ATGTCAGCCTCCCAACTCTTCCTCGGCATCACCAGCGGCCAGCGCCGGCGCGACCACGGTGAGGTCGCTGAACGGACTGAGCGCATCGCCAGCGGCTTGCAAAAACTCGGCGTCAAACAGGGCGATAGCGTCGCCATGCTGATGCGCAACGACATCGCCTTCATCGAGGCGGCCTATGCGGCGATGCGGCTCGGCGCCTATGGCGTGCCGGTCAACTGGCACTTCAAGCCGGAAGAGATCAATTATGTGCTGAAGGATTCCGGCACATCGGTGCTGATCGCGCATGCCGACATGCTGCATCAGTTACGCGAGGCGATCCCGCAAGGCGTCACCGCGCTCAGCGTGCCGACCCCGCCGGAGATCATCGCCAACTACAAGATCAATCCGGATCATCTGACGACGCCTGACTTCGCGATCGATTTCGAATCCTGGCTCAAACAACATCCGCGCTATGACGGGCCGGCGGTGCCGCAGCCGCAGAACATGATCTACACCTCGGGCACCACAGGCCATCCCAAGGGCGTGCGTCGTTTCGCGCCGACGCCGGAGCAGAGCGCCAACGCCGAGCGCATGCGCGCGCTGATCTACGGCCTCAAACCGGGCGCCCGCGCGCTGTTGCCGGGGCCGCTGTATCATTCCGCGCCGAACTCGTTCGGCCTGCGCGCCGGCCGCCTCGGCGGCGCGCTGGTGATCATGCCGCGCTTCGATGCGGAAGAGTTTTTGCGCGTGGTCGCGACCGAAAAGATCGATACCATCTTCATGGTGCCGACGATGTTCATCCGGCTGATGAAGTTGCCGGAGGAAGTGCGCAGGAAGTACGACATGTCGTCCTTGCGCCACGTCATCCATGCCGCCGCGCCCTGTCCGGCCGACGTCAAGCGCGCGATGATCGAGTGGTGGGGGCCGATCATCTACGAATTCTACGGATCGACCGAGTCCGGCGCCGTGACCTTTGCGACTTCCGAGGACGCGCTGAAGAAGCCCGGCACCGTCGGCAAGATCGCACCGGGCGCAGAGCTGCGATTCATCGGTGACGACGGCCGCGAATTGCCGCAGGGCGAGATCGGCGAAATCTATTCGCGCATCGCGGGCAATCCCGACTTCACGTATCACAATAGGCCGGAGAAGCGGTCCGAGATCGATCGCGACGGGTTCATCACCTCGGGTGATGTCGGTTACATCGACGCGGACGGCTATGTCTTCATCTGTGACCGCAAACGCGACATGGTGATTTCCGGCGGCGTCAACATCTACCCGGCGGAAATCGAGGCCGCGTTGCACGCCATTCCGGGGGTGCATGATTGCGCGGTGTTCGGGATTCCCAACGCCGAATTCGGCGAGGCGCTGATGGCTGTGGTGGAGCCGCAGCCGGGGGTGACGCTCGACCCGGAGTCCATCCGCAGCCAGCTCAAGGTCGCGCTGGCCGACTATAAGGTGCCAAAGCACATCGAAATCCAGTCCAATCTGCCGCGGGAAGATTCCGGCAAAATCTTCAAGCGCCGTCTGCGCGATCCCTATTGGGAGCGAGCAGGGCGGAGGATTTGA
- a CDS encoding SDR family oxidoreductase, translated as MFNDQLLAGRRILVTGGGTGLGKSMAARFLQLGAEVHICGRRKIVCDEAATELMDLHGGRVVSHGVDIRNAMAVDEMIEQIWTSGPLTDLINNAAGNFISRSEELSPRGFDAVANIVMHGTFYVTHAVGRRWIAAKQRGNVVSITVTWVRNGSPYVVPSAMSKSAIHAMTMSLAVEWGKYGIRLNTIAPGEIPTEGMSKRIKPGDEAGARTRAQNPMGRVGTMEELQNLAVFLISGGCDWINGETIAMDGAQALAMGGNFYQLRDWSDDDWNKARESIKAQNEKDRAARG; from the coding sequence ATGTTCAACGATCAGCTTCTCGCCGGGCGACGCATTCTGGTGACCGGAGGCGGCACCGGCCTCGGCAAGTCCATGGCGGCGCGGTTTCTCCAACTGGGAGCCGAGGTCCACATCTGCGGCCGCCGCAAGATCGTCTGCGACGAGGCCGCGACCGAATTGATGGATCTGCATGGTGGGCGCGTCGTCAGCCACGGCGTCGACATCCGCAATGCGATGGCTGTCGACGAGATGATCGAACAGATCTGGACCTCGGGGCCCCTCACCGATCTCATCAACAACGCCGCCGGCAATTTTATCTCGCGCTCGGAAGAGCTCTCGCCGCGCGGTTTCGACGCTGTCGCCAACATCGTGATGCATGGCACGTTTTACGTGACGCACGCGGTCGGCCGGCGCTGGATCGCCGCCAAGCAGCGCGGCAACGTGGTGTCGATCACCGTGACCTGGGTGCGCAACGGCTCGCCCTATGTGGTGCCATCGGCGATGAGTAAGTCGGCGATCCACGCTATGACGATGTCGCTTGCGGTCGAATGGGGCAAGTACGGCATCCGCCTCAACACCATTGCGCCAGGCGAAATCCCGACCGAAGGCATGAGCAAGCGAATCAAGCCCGGCGACGAGGCCGGCGCGCGCACGCGGGCGCAGAACCCGATGGGCCGCGTCGGCACCATGGAGGAATTGCAGAACCTCGCGGTGTTCCTGATCTCCGGCGGCTGCGACTGGATCAACGGCGAAACCATCGCCATGGACGGCGCACAGGCACTCGCGATGGGCGGCAATTTCTATCAGTTGCGCGACTGGAGCGACGACGACTGGAACAAGGCGCGAGAGTCGATCAAGGCGCAGAACGAGAAGGACCGCGCGGCACGGGGTTAA
- a CDS encoding fatty acid--CoA ligase, which translates to MSAPEQLTNLADMVRERARTRGDAIAYEFEGRQTSFAEFDINTNRVANALIAMGIKPGERIAYLGKNSDIYFELLMGAMKAKVVMAPVNWRLAGPEIAFIVGDCKALALFVGPEFITQVRNIKAQVPDMRHVITTEGGAPEWQDFIAWRDAASSDDPNVPVSPKDIAIQLYTSGTTGKPKGAMLSHANFFNLVHAGNEAENPEWNKWSADDVSLVAMPIFHIGGSGWGVMGLYHGAKGVIAREFDPTKVLDFFEQSGITKLFMVPAAMQFVVRQPRARHVDFSRLKYMLYGASPIPAALLKECIEVFKCGFVQLYGMTETTGTIVALPPEDHVEGLERMRSAGKALPGIELAILDPDGNRLPPRQVGEIATRSGSNMVGYWNLPEATAKTLGSDGWLRTGDAGYMDEDGYLYIHDRIKDMIISGGENIYPAEVESAICDHPDVAEAAVIGIPDDKWGEAVKAIVVMKPGMQATATDIINFTRERIAGFKTPKSVDFMEALPRNPSGKILRRNLREPYWAGKDRQVN; encoded by the coding sequence ATGTCCGCGCCAGAGCAACTGACGAACCTTGCCGACATGGTGCGCGAACGCGCCAGAACGCGCGGCGACGCCATCGCCTACGAATTCGAGGGACGCCAGACCAGTTTCGCCGAGTTCGATATCAACACCAACCGCGTTGCGAACGCGCTGATCGCGATGGGCATCAAGCCGGGTGAACGCATCGCCTATCTCGGCAAGAACAGCGACATCTATTTCGAACTGTTGATGGGCGCGATGAAGGCCAAAGTGGTGATGGCGCCGGTGAACTGGCGGCTTGCCGGCCCCGAGATCGCCTTCATCGTCGGCGATTGCAAGGCGCTGGCGCTGTTCGTGGGGCCGGAGTTCATTACGCAGGTTCGCAACATCAAGGCGCAAGTGCCCGATATGCGGCACGTGATCACCACCGAAGGCGGAGCGCCGGAATGGCAGGATTTTATCGCCTGGCGCGACGCTGCCAGCAGCGACGATCCGAACGTGCCGGTCAGCCCGAAGGATATCGCGATCCAGCTCTATACCTCGGGCACCACGGGCAAGCCCAAGGGCGCGATGCTGTCGCACGCCAACTTCTTCAATCTGGTGCACGCGGGCAACGAGGCCGAGAATCCCGAGTGGAACAAGTGGTCGGCTGACGACGTCTCGCTGGTGGCGATGCCGATCTTTCACATCGGCGGCTCCGGCTGGGGCGTGATGGGGCTTTATCACGGCGCCAAGGGCGTGATCGCGCGCGAGTTCGATCCGACCAAGGTGCTGGATTTCTTCGAGCAGTCCGGAATTACAAAATTGTTCATGGTGCCGGCCGCGATGCAGTTTGTCGTGCGGCAGCCGCGGGCTCGGCACGTCGATTTCTCGCGGCTGAAATACATGCTCTATGGTGCCTCGCCGATTCCAGCCGCGCTTCTGAAGGAGTGCATCGAGGTGTTCAAGTGCGGCTTCGTGCAGCTCTACGGCATGACCGAGACCACCGGCACCATCGTGGCGTTGCCGCCCGAGGACCATGTCGAGGGGCTGGAGCGCATGCGCTCCGCCGGCAAGGCGCTGCCCGGCATCGAGCTTGCGATACTCGATCCCGACGGCAACAGATTGCCGCCGCGCCAGGTCGGCGAGATCGCCACCCGCTCCGGCTCCAACATGGTCGGCTACTGGAATCTGCCGGAAGCTACCGCCAAAACGCTGGGCAGCGACGGCTGGCTGCGCACCGGCGACGCCGGCTACATGGACGAGGACGGCTATCTCTATATCCACGACCGCATCAAGGACATGATCATTTCCGGCGGCGAGAACATTTACCCGGCCGAGGTCGAGAGCGCGATCTGCGATCATCCTGACGTGGCCGAAGCCGCGGTCATCGGAATCCCGGACGACAAATGGGGCGAAGCGGTGAAGGCGATCGTGGTGATGAAGCCGGGGATGCAGGCGACCGCCACCGACATCATCAATTTTACCCGCGAGCGCATTGCGGGATTCAAGACGCCGAAATCGGTCGACTTCATGGAGGCGCTGCCGCGCAATCCGTCGGGAAAGATCTTGCGGCGGAATCTGCGCGAACCGTATTGGGCGGGCAAGGATCGGCAGGTGAATTGA
- a CDS encoding SMP-30/gluconolactonase/LRE family protein, translating to MKKPKVSFGPTGFPAFAGTMAVERVATGFRWAEGPVYFAAGRYVLFSDIPNNRIMRFSEDDGHLSVYRQPSMNSNGNTIDREGRLITCEHSGRRVTRTELDGSITIIADKYNGKKLNSPNDAVVAADGSIWFCDPAYGIGGYYEGIKAEPEQEKKNVYRVDPKSGDIKMVVDDFVQPNGLCFSPDEKKLYICDTGFTDGPDNPSHIRVFDVDLGAGKLSNSKVFADMPKPSITDGLRCDTAGRLWCSVGWGDPNEDGVRCYTSDGDLLGKIHIPETVANLCFGGQQRNRLYICGSSSLYAVYTSAQGAMKP from the coding sequence ATGAAGAAGCCCAAGGTTTCGTTCGGGCCCACCGGTTTCCCGGCCTTCGCGGGCACCATGGCCGTCGAGCGCGTCGCCACCGGCTTCCGCTGGGCCGAAGGCCCGGTTTACTTCGCAGCCGGGCGCTACGTGCTGTTCTCCGATATCCCCAACAACCGCATCATGCGCTTCTCGGAAGATGACGGGCATCTCAGCGTCTACCGTCAGCCGTCGATGAACTCGAACGGCAACACCATCGACCGCGAAGGACGCCTGATCACTTGCGAACACAGCGGTCGACGGGTCACCCGGACCGAACTCGATGGCTCGATCACGATCATCGCCGACAAGTACAATGGCAAGAAACTGAACTCGCCGAACGACGCGGTCGTCGCGGCCGACGGTTCGATCTGGTTCTGCGACCCAGCCTACGGTATCGGCGGCTATTACGAGGGCATCAAGGCCGAGCCCGAGCAGGAAAAGAAAAACGTCTACCGGGTGGATCCGAAGTCCGGCGACATCAAGATGGTGGTCGATGACTTCGTGCAGCCGAACGGCCTTTGCTTCTCGCCTGACGAGAAGAAGCTTTATATCTGCGATACCGGCTTCACCGACGGGCCGGACAACCCGTCGCATATCCGCGTGTTCGACGTGGATCTCGGGGCCGGAAAGCTTTCGAACAGCAAGGTCTTTGCGGACATGCCAAAGCCCAGCATTACCGACGGGCTGCGCTGCGACACCGCCGGGCGTCTGTGGTGCTCCGTGGGTTGGGGCGATCCGAATGAAGACGGCGTGCGCTGCTACACTTCCGACGGCGATCTCCTCGGCAAGATCCACATACCGGAAACTGTCGCCAATCTGTGCTTCGGCGGGCAGCAGCGAAATAGGCTCTACATCTGCGGCTCGTCGTCGCTCTATGCCGTCTACACCAGTGCACAGGGCGCGATGAAGCCGTGA
- the ppc gene encoding phosphoenolpyruvate carboxylase, with translation MSSQTMPSEIEIRFNRSDETLALEEDARLRTDIRLLGRILGDTVRDQEGADVFDLVERIRQTSIRFHRDEDKLARRELETILDSMSISDTVRIVRAFSYFSHLANIAEDQNNIRQMRGRGPGGPQPSALTQTLAHAKTAGISAAELRRFFKGAQVSPVLTAHPTEVRRKSTIDREMEIAALLDRRERVQLTPEEAEACDEQLRRAVLTLWQTNLLRRTKLTVLDEVANGLSFYDYTFLHEVPRLHCALEDRLNREEGGAPGELASFLTVGSWIGGDRDGNPFVTADVMRGTLRLQSSRVMNFYLEELHVLGSELSLAAHLADVSDELRALAERSPDTSPHRSGEPYRLAVSGIYARLTATAAKLDVETTRRPVGEAAPYASVKEFKADLDVLNRSLIANNSGVIARGRLRLLRRAVDCFGFHLARLDIRQNSAVHERTVAELFDAAIPGMSYLALNEEARIHLLLRELRSVRPLTSAFVKYSEETLGELAVFRAAAEAHARFGPDVIHQCIISMCKGMSDMLEVAVLLKEVGLVNPSGRSAINIVPLFETIEDLQASSGIMDRMLALHDYRRLVDSRGGIQEVMLGYSDSNKDGGFVTSGWELYKAEIELVDVFERHHVRLRLFHGRGGSVGRGGGPSYEAIIAQPGGAVNGQIRITEQGEIISSKYSNPEVGRSNLEILAAATLEASLLQPRQSAPRTEYLTAMEQLSALAFKAYRGLVYETEGFADYFWGSTVITEISTLNIGSRPASRKKTREIEDLRAIPWVFSWAQCRLMLPGWYGFGSAVEIWIAEHPEQGMPFLQELYREWPFFRMLLSNMDMVLAKSSIAIASRYAELVPDVALRESIFGRIRREWHSSIEALLDIMGHERLLQGNPLLERSIRNRFPYLDPLNHVQVELLKEHRAHSPDEQVLRGIQLTINGISAGLRNSG, from the coding sequence ATGTCTTCCCAGACGATGCCTTCCGAGATTGAGATCCGGTTTAACCGGAGCGATGAAACGCTGGCGTTGGAGGAAGATGCCCGGCTGCGGACCGACATTCGCCTGCTCGGGCGGATTCTCGGCGATACCGTCCGTGATCAGGAGGGCGCTGACGTCTTCGACCTGGTCGAACGTATCAGGCAAACCTCGATCCGGTTCCACCGCGACGAGGACAAGCTGGCGCGGCGGGAACTTGAGACCATCCTCGACAGCATGTCGATCAGCGATACCGTGCGGATCGTCCGCGCCTTCAGCTATTTTTCGCATCTCGCCAACATCGCCGAGGACCAGAACAACATCCGCCAGATGCGTGGCCGCGGTCCCGGCGGGCCGCAACCGAGCGCGCTGACCCAGACGCTCGCTCACGCAAAGACCGCCGGGATCAGCGCGGCCGAGCTGCGCCGCTTCTTCAAGGGTGCCCAGGTCAGCCCGGTCCTGACGGCGCATCCCACGGAAGTACGCCGCAAGAGCACGATCGACCGCGAGATGGAGATCGCCGCGCTACTCGACCGGCGCGAACGCGTCCAGCTTACGCCGGAGGAGGCCGAGGCCTGCGACGAGCAGTTGCGCCGCGCCGTGCTGACGCTGTGGCAGACCAACCTGCTGCGCCGGACCAAGCTGACCGTGCTCGACGAAGTCGCCAACGGCCTGTCATTCTACGACTACACCTTCCTGCACGAAGTGCCGCGGCTGCATTGCGCGCTGGAAGACCGGCTGAACCGGGAGGAGGGCGGCGCGCCCGGCGAGCTGGCGTCGTTCCTGACCGTGGGAAGCTGGATCGGCGGCGACCGCGACGGCAACCCCTTTGTCACGGCCGACGTCATGCGCGGCACGCTGCGCCTGCAGTCGAGCCGGGTGATGAACTTCTATCTGGAAGAGTTGCATGTCCTCGGCTCCGAATTATCGCTGGCCGCGCACCTCGCCGACGTCTCCGACGAATTGCGCGCGCTGGCCGAGCGGTCGCCGGATACTTCGCCGCACAGGAGCGGTGAACCGTATCGGCTGGCGGTGTCGGGCATCTATGCAAGGCTCACCGCAACCGCTGCAAAGCTCGACGTCGAGACGACGCGTCGTCCGGTCGGCGAGGCCGCACCTTATGCAAGCGTGAAGGAGTTCAAGGCCGATCTCGACGTGCTCAATCGGTCGCTGATCGCCAACAATTCGGGCGTGATCGCGCGCGGACGGCTGCGGCTGCTCCGTCGTGCCGTGGATTGTTTCGGTTTTCATCTCGCCCGCCTCGACATCAGGCAGAATTCCGCGGTGCATGAGCGCACGGTCGCGGAACTGTTCGATGCCGCGATCCCCGGCATGTCCTATCTGGCACTGAATGAAGAGGCCCGCATCCATCTGCTGCTGCGCGAGCTGCGCAGCGTCAGGCCGCTGACCTCGGCGTTCGTCAAGTACAGCGAAGAAACGCTGGGCGAACTCGCCGTGTTCCGCGCCGCTGCCGAAGCCCATGCCAGGTTCGGCCCCGACGTGATCCACCAATGCATCATCTCCATGTGCAAGGGGATGTCGGACATGCTGGAAGTGGCGGTGCTGTTGAAGGAGGTCGGCCTCGTCAATCCGTCCGGCCGCAGCGCCATCAACATCGTGCCGCTGTTTGAGACGATCGAGGATCTGCAGGCTTCATCCGGCATCATGGACCGGATGCTGGCGCTGCACGATTACCGCCGGCTGGTCGACAGCCGCGGCGGCATCCAGGAAGTGATGCTCGGGTATTCCGACAGCAACAAGGACGGCGGCTTCGTCACTTCGGGCTGGGAACTCTACAAGGCCGAAATCGAACTGGTCGACGTGTTCGAGCGCCACCATGTGCGCTTGCGGTTGTTTCATGGCCGTGGCGGATCGGTCGGTCGCGGCGGCGGGCCGAGCTATGAGGCCATCATTGCGCAGCCCGGCGGCGCGGTGAACGGACAGATCCGCATCACCGAGCAAGGCGAAATCATTTCCAGCAAATACTCCAATCCGGAAGTTGGCCGCAGCAATCTGGAAATATTGGCTGCGGCGACGCTGGAGGCAAGCCTTCTGCAGCCTCGGCAGAGCGCGCCGCGGACAGAATATCTGACCGCGATGGAGCAATTGTCGGCGCTGGCATTCAAGGCCTATCGCGGGCTGGTCTATGAGACCGAAGGCTTCGCCGATTATTTCTGGGGCTCCACCGTCATCACCGAAATCTCGACGCTCAACATCGGCAGCCGCCCGGCGTCGCGCAAGAAGACCCGCGAAATCGAGGACCTCCGCGCCATCCCCTGGGTGTTCAGTTGGGCGCAATGCCGGCTGATGCTGCCGGGCTGGTACGGCTTTGGCTCCGCGGTCGAGATCTGGATTGCGGAGCATCCGGAGCAGGGCATGCCATTCCTGCAGGAGCTCTACCGCGAATGGCCGTTCTTCCGCATGCTGTTGTCGAACATGGACATGGTGCTGGCCAAGAGCTCGATCGCGATCGCGTCGCGCTATGCCGAACTGGTGCCTGACGTGGCCTTGCGCGAAAGTATCTTCGGGCGCATACGGCGCGAATGGCATTCCTCGATCGAGGCGCTGCTCGACATCATGGGCCACGAGCGCCTCTTGCAGGGTAACCCGCTGCTGGAGCGCTCAATCCGCAACCGCTTTCCGTACCTCGATCCGCTCAACCACGTGCAGGTCGAGCTACTGAAGGAGCATCGTGCGCATAGTCCGGACGAGCAGGTGCTGCGCGGGATTCAGCTTACGATTAACGGGATATCGGCGGGATTGCGGAATAGCGGGTGA
- a CDS encoding GFA family protein: MEGGCTCRHVRYRLNGRPMIVHACHCTWCQRETGTVHALNAMYEADRVEHIAAEPEIIMTPSASGKGQRIARCPICKVAVWSNYPGSGPAVRFVRVGTMDDPSQCPPDVHIFTSTKQPWVTLPPDAKAVPEFYDIDEVWSEEAKERRRVLRERMKK, translated from the coding sequence ATGGAAGGTGGATGCACGTGCCGGCATGTCCGCTACCGCCTGAACGGCAGGCCTATGATCGTGCATGCCTGCCATTGCACGTGGTGCCAGCGCGAGACCGGGACGGTGCACGCGCTCAATGCGATGTACGAGGCCGACAGGGTCGAGCATATCGCGGCCGAACCCGAGATCATCATGACGCCGTCGGCAAGCGGCAAGGGCCAGCGCATCGCCCGCTGCCCGATTTGCAAGGTCGCCGTCTGGAGCAATTATCCGGGCTCCGGGCCCGCGGTGCGTTTCGTGCGCGTCGGCACCATGGATGATCCGTCACAGTGCCCGCCGGACGTTCACATCTTCACCTCCACCAAGCAGCCTTGGGTGACGCTGCCACCGGACGCAAAGGCGGTCCCCGAGTTCTACGATATCGACGAGGTCTGGTCGGAAGAGGCCAAAGAGCGCAGGCGTGTGTTGCGCGAGCGGATGAAGAAGTAG
- a CDS encoding SDR family oxidoreductase, which translates to MTKSLQDKVIIVTGAGRGIGREIALLCAAEGAKVVVNDPGVAADGAGSNAAPAEEVVEEIKKRGGTAVANFESVAEAIPASKIVKTATDHFGRLDGVVNNAGILRDMIFHKMSVEAFEAVIKVHLMGSFYVSHAAARLYREQESGSFVHFTSTSGLIGNFGQANYAAAKLGIVGLSKSIALDMGRFNVRSNCVSPFAWTRMIGTIPTETEAEKARVAKIQQMGPEKIAPLCAYLLSDAAKDVTGQIFGVRMNEIFLFSQNRPLRSVQRSEGWTPQTIAEHGMPALAGSFYKLDRSADIFTWDPI; encoded by the coding sequence ATGACAAAATCACTGCAAGACAAAGTCATCATCGTCACCGGCGCAGGCCGCGGCATCGGGCGGGAGATCGCGCTGCTCTGCGCCGCGGAAGGCGCAAAAGTCGTTGTCAACGATCCCGGCGTCGCCGCCGACGGCGCCGGATCGAACGCGGCGCCCGCCGAGGAGGTGGTCGAGGAGATCAAGAAGCGCGGCGGCACCGCGGTCGCGAATTTCGAGTCGGTGGCGGAAGCGATTCCGGCGAGCAAGATCGTCAAGACCGCGACCGATCATTTCGGCCGTCTCGACGGCGTCGTCAACAATGCCGGCATTTTGCGCGACATGATCTTCCACAAGATGAGCGTCGAAGCCTTCGAGGCCGTCATCAAGGTGCACCTGATGGGCTCCTTCTATGTCAGCCACGCCGCGGCAAGGCTGTACCGCGAACAGGAGAGCGGCTCCTTCGTGCACTTCACCTCGACCTCGGGCCTGATTGGCAATTTCGGCCAGGCCAACTACGCCGCCGCCAAGCTTGGCATCGTCGGCCTATCGAAGTCGATCGCGCTCGACATGGGCCGCTTCAACGTGCGCTCGAACTGCGTCTCGCCCTTCGCCTGGACCCGTATGATCGGCACTATCCCGACGGAGACCGAGGCCGAGAAGGCGCGCGTGGCGAAAATCCAGCAGATGGGACCGGAGAAGATCGCGCCGCTCTGCGCCTATTTGCTCAGCGACGCCGCCAAGGACGTCACCGGGCAGATCTTCGGCGTGCGCATGAACGAGATCTTCCTGTTCAGCCAAAATCGTCCGCTGCGCTCGGTGCAGCGGAGCGAAGGCTGGACGCCGCAAACCATTGCCGAGCACGGCATGCCGGCGCTTGCGGGATCGTTCTACAAGCTCGACCGCTCCGCAGACATCTTCACCTGGGATCCGATCTAA
- a CDS encoding crotonase/enoyl-CoA hydratase family protein, which produces MEQRVSISISDGIADVRLVRADKMNALDAAMFEALVAATERLAHEKGVRVVVLSGEGRAFCAGLDMGRFQAMKENGGNGIAGGEKRDLTARTHGIANFPQQAVWGWRQLPVPVIAAIQGVAFGGGFQLALGADMRFLAPDARMSIMEIRWGLVPDMAGTPILASLVRDDILRELTYTGRIFSAQEAMSYGLATRICDDPRAAAFEVAREIAGKSPDAIRAAKRMLNKLSVDPAPALLTESIEQQKLLGSPNQTEAVRANIEKRAPRFADAG; this is translated from the coding sequence ATGGAGCAGCGCGTCTCGATCTCGATTTCGGACGGCATTGCCGATGTCCGACTGGTGCGGGCTGACAAGATGAATGCGCTCGATGCCGCGATGTTCGAGGCGCTGGTGGCCGCGACCGAGCGGCTGGCCCACGAAAAAGGCGTCCGGGTGGTAGTATTGTCCGGGGAAGGGCGGGCGTTCTGCGCCGGCCTCGATATGGGACGCTTTCAGGCCATGAAAGAAAATGGCGGCAATGGGATCGCCGGCGGCGAGAAGCGCGACCTCACTGCACGTACACATGGCATCGCGAACTTTCCGCAGCAGGCGGTCTGGGGTTGGCGCCAGCTTCCGGTGCCGGTGATCGCTGCGATCCAGGGCGTAGCGTTCGGCGGCGGCTTCCAGCTCGCGCTCGGGGCCGACATGCGCTTCCTCGCGCCAGACGCGCGGATGTCGATCATGGAGATCAGATGGGGCCTGGTGCCCGACATGGCCGGCACGCCGATTCTCGCGAGCCTCGTCCGTGACGATATCCTGCGCGAACTCACCTATACCGGCCGCATCTTCTCCGCGCAGGAAGCCATGAGCTATGGCCTTGCGACCCGGATCTGCGACGATCCGCGCGCGGCGGCCTTCGAGGTCGCGCGCGAGATTGCCGGCAAGAGTCCCGACGCGATCCGCGCCGCCAAGCGGATGCTCAACAAGCTGTCCGTCGATCCCGCTCCAGCGCTGCTCACCGAGTCGATCGAGCAGCAGAAGCTGCTCGGCAGCCCGAACCAGACTGAAGCCGTGCGTGCCAACATAGAAAAGCGCGCGCCGCGGTTTGCGGATGCGGGATAA